A part of Acidimicrobiales bacterium genomic DNA contains:
- a CDS encoding acyl-CoA/acyl-ACP dehydrogenase → MDFAPDDDHEAIRDGVRRACARFDDAYWRRCDEAHEFPWDFYRAMADGGWVGIAIPEAFGGGGRGITEASIVLEEVAASGAAMNGCSAIHLSIFGMNPVVKHGSPELQGRYLPRVASGDLHVAFGVTEPDAGTDTTAITTTARRDGDTYVVRGRKVWTTKAPYCEKVLLLVRTTPLEQCARRTDGLTLLLADLQRAEVDIRPIPKLGRNAVVSCEVRYDDLPVPVGDRVGDEGHGFRYLLDGLNPERILVAAEALGIGRAAVRRAVQYANDRVVFGRPIGRNQGVAFPLAEAHARLHAAELAVRQAAWRYDHGLPCGEHANLAKWLAADAGFQAADQAVQTHGGFGYATEYDVERYWREARLMRLAPISQELVLAYVAEHVLGLPRSY, encoded by the coding sequence ATGGACTTCGCCCCGGACGACGACCACGAGGCGATCCGCGACGGGGTGCGCCGGGCGTGCGCCCGCTTCGACGACGCCTACTGGCGGCGCTGCGACGAGGCCCACGAGTTCCCCTGGGACTTCTACCGGGCCATGGCCGACGGTGGCTGGGTCGGCATCGCGATCCCCGAGGCCTTCGGGGGTGGGGGTCGGGGGATCACCGAGGCGTCGATCGTGCTGGAGGAGGTGGCCGCCTCGGGCGCGGCCATGAACGGCTGCTCGGCGATCCACCTGTCGATCTTCGGCATGAACCCCGTGGTCAAGCACGGCTCGCCCGAGCTGCAGGGCCGCTACCTGCCGCGGGTCGCGTCCGGCGACCTGCACGTGGCGTTCGGGGTGACCGAGCCCGACGCCGGCACCGACACCACCGCCATCACCACCACCGCCCGGCGCGACGGCGACACCTACGTCGTGCGGGGCCGCAAGGTCTGGACCACCAAGGCCCCGTACTGCGAGAAGGTGCTGCTGCTGGTGCGCACCACCCCGCTCGAGCAGTGCGCACGCCGCACCGACGGCCTCACCCTGCTGCTCGCCGACCTGCAGCGCGCCGAGGTCGACATCCGGCCGATCCCCAAGCTGGGGCGCAACGCGGTGGTGTCGTGCGAGGTGCGCTACGACGACCTGCCGGTGCCGGTGGGCGACCGGGTGGGCGACGAGGGCCACGGCTTCCGCTACCTGCTCGACGGCCTCAACCCCGAGCGCATCCTCGTCGCCGCCGAGGCCCTGGGCATCGGCAGGGCCGCCGTCCGGCGGGCAGTGCAGTACGCCAACGACCGCGTGGTGTTCGGCCGCCCGATCGGCAGGAACCAGGGGGTGGCCTTCCCCCTCGCCGAGGCCCACGCCCGGCTCCACGCGGCCGAGCTGGCGGTGCGCCAGGCGGCCTGGCGCTACGACCACGGCCTGCCGTGCGGCGAGCACGCCAACCTGGCCAAGTGGCTGGCCGCCGACGCCGGCTTCCAGGCCGCCGACCAGGCCGTGCAGACCCACGGCGGCTTCGGCTACGCCACCGAGTACGACGTGGAGCGCTACTGGCGGGAGGCCCGCCTCATGCGGCTGGCGCCGATCTCGCAGGAGCTGGTGCTGGCCTACGTCGCCGAGCACGTGCTCGGCCTGCCCCGGTCGTACTGA
- a CDS encoding DUF1707 and DUF2154 domain-containing protein, producing the protein MGLPDRAGHERVGDPEREQVVEALRVHCSEGRLDLDEFGDRVGDVWRARTRAELDELTADLPALPDPPAAEVHPADRPPARRLARRWALGILSGNRVRGRWLLDDHVHALAVVGHCQLDLCDADIVGDEVTVYVVTFLGGVEVLVPEGVPVEVGGVALIGSIDERVRKMEPLPSMPLVRVRAFCVLGGATVRSHRMRRGLRRP; encoded by the coding sequence GTGGGCCTCCCCGATCGAGCCGGCCACGAGCGCGTGGGCGACCCCGAGCGCGAGCAGGTGGTCGAGGCGCTGCGCGTCCACTGCTCGGAGGGCCGTCTCGACCTCGACGAGTTCGGCGACCGGGTCGGCGACGTGTGGCGGGCCCGCACCCGCGCCGAGCTCGACGAGCTCACCGCCGACCTCCCCGCCCTGCCCGACCCTCCGGCCGCCGAGGTCCACCCGGCCGACCGCCCGCCGGCCCGGCGCCTCGCCCGCCGCTGGGCCCTGGGCATCCTGTCGGGCAACCGGGTGCGGGGGCGGTGGCTGCTCGACGACCACGTGCACGCGCTGGCCGTGGTGGGGCACTGCCAGCTGGATCTGTGCGACGCCGACATCGTCGGCGACGAGGTCACCGTGTACGTCGTGACGTTCCTCGGCGGCGTCGAGGTGCTGGTGCCCGAGGGGGTGCCGGTGGAGGTCGGCGGGGTGGCCCTGATCGGCAGCATCGACGAGCGGGTGCGGAAGATGGAGCCCCTGCCGAGCATGCCGCTGGTGCGGGTGCGGGCCTTCTGCGTGCTGGGCGGGGCGACGGTGCGGTCGCACCGGATGCGGCGCGGCCTCCGGCGCCCGTGA
- a CDS encoding nucleotidyltransferase family protein, whose product MTVAAVVLAAGGSTRFAGGAAKLLVPFRGRPLVWWAVEHARAAGLDETVVVGGAVDLRAALPEGVVLLANPRWADGQATSLQVALGHARARGHLAVVVGLGDQPLVPPEAWRAVAASADAVAVATYGGLRRNPVRLGAEVWDRLPVDGDEGARVLMRRCPALVGEVPCLGNPADVDTVEDLARWS is encoded by the coding sequence GTGACCGTCGCCGCCGTGGTGCTGGCCGCGGGCGGGAGCACCCGCTTCGCCGGGGGCGCGGCCAAGCTGCTGGTCCCGTTCCGGGGGCGCCCCCTGGTGTGGTGGGCGGTCGAGCACGCTCGCGCCGCCGGCCTCGACGAGACGGTGGTGGTGGGCGGTGCGGTCGACCTGCGGGCGGCGCTGCCCGAGGGCGTGGTGCTGCTCGCCAACCCCCGGTGGGCCGACGGGCAGGCCACGTCGCTGCAGGTGGCCCTGGGCCACGCCCGCGCCCGGGGCCACCTGGCCGTCGTGGTGGGCCTGGGCGACCAGCCCCTGGTGCCGCCCGAGGCCTGGCGGGCGGTGGCGGCGTCGGCCGACGCCGTCGCCGTGGCCACCTACGGCGGGCTCCGCCGCAACCCTGTCAGGCTGGGCGCCGAGGTGTGGGACCGGCTGCCCGTCGACGGCGACGAGGGGGCGCGGGTGCTGATGCGCCGGTGCCCTGCGCTCGTCGGGGAAGTACCGTGCCTGGGCAACCCGGCCGACGTGGACACGGTGGAGGACCTGGCGCGATGGAGCTGA